The genome window TCAAATTCGATGGCCTTTCTCATCTCTTTGATATGGGCAGCGAGATAATCAATGCGGTAATCATCATTGATTTGCCCATCTTCTTCTACCGTGTCGTAAGCGCCCAAACCGTTTTCCACAATGAACAGTGGCTTTTGATAGCGTTCATAGAGTTCTGATAGTGCGATACGCAAACCTTGCGGGTCAACTTGCCAGCCCCAGTCCGATGCTGGCAAGTGTGGATTGAGATAGCTATCTCCAAACAAGTTTTCACTGGCCGAGTCCAGTGGCTGCTCAGAGACAATGTTGCTCATATAATAGCTGATCGCCAAGTAGTCGGAGCAGCCTTGGCGTAATATGTCATCATCACCGGGTTCCATCTCAACCTCAATCCCCTTGCGTTGCCATTCTTTGATTAGGTAGCTAGGGTAGTAGCCACGCATTTGCACATCACTGAAAAGATATTTGCTATGCATCATGTGTTGTGCCTTGAGAACATCCTCTGGCCGACATGAAGCGGGATATAGCGGCATCATATGTATCATGCTACCAATTTGCATGTTTGGATTGATCGCATGTCCCAGTTGTACGACTTTGGCGTGAGCCACAAACTGGTGATGAGCCACTTGAAAGAGTGCCTGCTCGGGGTGCGGATGATCGTTATAGATGACACCGGAATTGCAATACCCAAATAATGGCGCTTGCCAATTCGCTTGGTTGTTAATTTCGTTGAACGTGATCCAGTATTTTACTTTATGCTTGTAACGCTCTAATACGGTTTGGGCGAAGTGGACAAAGTAGTCTAATACGTCGCGATGTAACCACCCGCCATATTCGCTCACTAAGTGATGAGGCATTTCAAAGTGGGAGAGAGTGATCACCGGTTCGATATCATGCTTGAGTAACTCGTCAAATAAGTCATCATAGAATTGCAGGCCGGCTTCGTTCGGCGTTTTTTCGTCTCCTTTAGGGAAAATACGCGTCCAAGCGATCGATGTACGAAAACACTTAAATCCCATCTCAGCAAACATCGCAATATCGTCACGGAAATGATGATAAAAGTCGACCGCCTCATGGTTTGGATAGAATGCGTGTTCGTCAACACCTTGAGTGATAACGCGTGGCACACCGTGTGCACCTTTGGTTAACACATCGACAATACTCGGACCTTTACCCGCTTGATCCCAGCCGCCTTCCACTTGGTGCGCCGCGACTGCGCCGCCCCATAAAAAATCATTTGGAAACCCTTGTGACATGCGATACCTCTTTATTACTGAGTCGATAAAAACGTTGATATAAGGTCATTTTAGCGGATAAATTGAAAAATGGAACCGGTTTCAATTAACAATTGTTCACTGGGCATTGGTTGGCCGTTGAACTGGCTTGCAGAGAATCAGAAGAAGGGGTGAGGTCGAATACACCGATTTATCTGCACAATCCCTCATTGTCGCTTTTTTTCCTTTTTTATCGACCATTAGATAGGCATAATTAACGCCCATCACATCCTCATGTGTCATCATGTACTTTATAGAGATAGAAGCAGGCGAATAGATTGAAAGGTCAAGTAGTTTCGTATTGGGTTGGTAAGCGCTATGGTTTCATCATGGGCGATAATGGTATCCGCTATTTTTTGAATAGCCGTCACCTTGTCGATGTGATGGACGAAAAGCGGCTTGTCAAAGGGATTCCCGTTGAATTTGATCCTATTCGGACCCCAAAAGGGGATTATGCGACGAAAGTGTCTATCTCCGAGGTGTTTTTCAAGCGTCAGTTGACAGATTTCTTCATGAGCAAGCGAGATCAACCGAAATTAGGACGTATTGAAGCTAAGGCCTTTATCGAAACCCGGTTCTTTGAAGAAGAATATGATGCGAAAGAGCATTTGCTGATGCTGGCTGATGACTGTAATGCCAATGCGGTGTTACAGATGAAGCATCATATTACCTCTTTCTCCAAACACAAATACAAATATGAGATGCACTCTTATAGTGGTCAACTCTCTGTTGTGACGAAGCAAGTACCTTGCGGGAGTCCTGAGCAGGCGAATCTCGCCAATGAGCAATTAGAAGAGAAAAAAAGCCAGTTTCTTGGTGAGTTTGATGATGTATTTTCAACAGAACAGTCAGAACGTGAACGTCAGTTAAAACCGCCTCATTCAATCCGCTGGTGGATGCTATTCGGTACGCTGGTTGTTGGGCTTGGTGGTACGGGGGTGTGGATCTTTGTGACCTAGTACAAGAATTCGGTGCTCACCGTGACGCCTCCTTTCTCCATTATTAACCTAATATTAACCGAGTATAATATACCTTACTAATGCGAGCATTCGCTGGCGAGAAAGCGCGGTTTTGTCTCGTGTGATGGTATGATAACCATCGGCAAATTTGTCTATTCTTCCTTTAATCTCACTGGTAATTCTTCATGTTTAAAGCTCTATTAGTTGAAGATGATTTAGATTTAGCGACGGCGCTGATTGACTATATGTCGTTAGATGGCATTGAATGTGATTACGCGTCCGATGGTCAGGTTGGCTATAATTTGATCACGCAAAATCACTATGATGTTATTGTTCTAGATTTGAATTTACCGAAAATTAAAGGACTTGCCGTATGCCAGCGCATTCGTGAACAAGGCATTGCCACGCCAGTCTTGATGCTCACCGCATGTGATACCCTGGATGACAAACTGCAAGGCTTCAGTCATGGCGCGGATGATTACTTGGTCAAACCTTTTGCGACAGAAGAGTTGATCGTTCGTTTGAAGGCGTTGTCGCTGCGCAGAAGTGGGCAAATCTCGAAGTTAGTTGTGGCGGATTTGGTGCTTGATTTGACCAATCGCGAAGTCACTCGCCATGGTCAGTTGATTAAGCTCTCTCCCATTGCGCTGCAAATATTAGAAGTGTTGATGCGAGAATACCCGCAAGCGGTATCGCGAGAAAAAATCGCACAGGCGGTATGGGGTGATGAGCAGCCAGATAGCAATAGCTTGAAAGTGCACATTTTTAACATCCGTAAACAAATCGACAAACCAGATTGGACACCTCTCATTCACACCGTACCTGGGTATGGTTTTTGTATAAAGTGATACCTGACTGATGATGAAATTTCGCCGCAGTTACAAGTTTTATTTCTTTTGTGCGATCATGACGATTGCGACGGTGACGGTGATCAGTTTCGTGACGTTAGCCGCGAATTATTTTGTCTCGGGTATGGATGTTAGCTTACGCTATTCCATGTTAAGCGTTGTAAAACACATAGATACCCGTGATGGTCAGCCCAAAGAACTCTTGGGTTATCAAATTGCGACGCGTTGGCAAGATGTGCAAGCGCCCATTCAGCAGCAGTTCTCCCCTCTGACGAAACACCTCCAATTTGAGAAAGCCATGTTGCAACATGGATGGCTAACACCGCCTGTCAAAGCGTACTTTGTTATGCGCTATGATCGCCCCTCAGGGCAGACGGTCTACATTTCTAGGGTGTTCAGCAATCTTACTATGCAACAAACTGCTAAAGAATTTCATCAAGAGGGCAATCGTTATGGACTCAGTTTGCTCGTGTATGCGTTGGTGGCCTTATCTGTGTTTGGATTGGGGTTGTTCTTTTTATTTCGTTGCACCGCTCGGCCACAAGAGCAGTTGTTTCAGTGGGCAGAAACATTAACTACGGAGCAACTCAGCCGACCGATTCCCGACTTTCATTTTCATGAACTCAATCGTGTGGCGGCCATCATTAAAGACAGTGTTTCATCCGCGCAAGACATGTTAGAACGCGAGCAGCAATTTTTAGCAAGTGCCAGCCATGAATTACGAACACCGATTGCGGTGGTGCGCAGTAATGCTGAGCTGATGGATAAATTGATTGAAAAAACAGACAATGCCGCCTTGTATGATAAGCAGGCCGAGGTGATGCAGCGCATTTTGCGTGCTGGCGTCACCATGACGGATTTGTGTTCCACGCTATTATGGCTCAACCGTCGTGAGCAGCGTGAATTGCCACTGACGCCTGTGAATTTGGCCTTAATGATCGACAGCATTAGCCGTGATTTGAACTATCTATTGCGTGATAAGTCGGTGGAGGTGGAAATTCAGGTACAAGAAGCGACGTTTCCATTGCCTTCTACGCTGTGTCGTATTGTGATCAGTAATTTAATTCGTAATGCTTATCAGCATACTCTGGCGGGGAAGGTCGCGATCTTTCAATCCGGCACAACCGTAACCATCATGAATCACAATTTTGCTACTGGGGAACAGACGGAAGAATTGGGATTTGGATTGGGACTGGAATTAACGAATCGCATCATCCAGCAGTATGATTGGTATTATGAAGTCCACGATAATGAGAGTGGACGTGAGGTGACGATTGATTTTAGCCAGCGGGACAAAAAAGCCCACCAATAGAATTGGTGGGCAACACAGACAGCAGTAGAGATTTTATATTATGCGGCTGCTTTCTTTGACAAGACGATGGATTGACGCATGCCCAGCAAAATGGTGATAACGAAGGAAATGATGATCGAGATAATCATACCAATCACGTAATAGCTGATTTTATCTGGCACGATAGAGATGATGCCCGGAATCCCCGCAGTACCTAACGCCAAGGCTTTGACTTTGTAAAGCGTGATAAATGCACTGGCAATACCTGCCCCGATAATGGCGGCAAAGAATGGGTAACGTAATTTCAAGTTGACACCAAACATCGCGGGTTCGGTAATACCGAGTAGCGCGGTGATACCGGAAGGTAAGGCAATCCCTTTCATTTTTTTATCTTTCGTTGTAAAGGCAACGGCAAGAGCGGCGGCACCTTGTGCCACGTTTGACATGGCGGCGATCGGGAAGATAAAGGTTCCGCCAGTTTTTGCCACATCCGCCAATAGCTGGGTTTCGATGGCAATGAAGCTGTTGTGCATCCCCGTGATAACAAAGGGCGCATACAAGAAGCCCATGATACCGCCACCGACAAAGCCTGCATGGTCGTACATCCAAGTGAGACCATCACCTAATAAAAAGCCAGCATCGCGGGTGATTGGGCCAACCAGAGTAAAGGTAATGAAGCCAGTGAATAAAATAGAAAATAACGGCGTCACTAGGTTATCAAGCATGGATGGAACAAAGCTACGCAGAAGGTTTTCGACTTTGGCTAGAATGAAGCAACTGACAAGAACCGGTAGTACTGAACCTTGGTAGCCGACTTTTTGAATTTCAAAGCCCATGATGTTCCAAGTCGGAATGTTGCCATGCACGGCGGCACTACCGAAGCCCCAACCACTTAATAGATCCGGGTGAACCATCAACATACCTAGGGCTGCACCTAAGAATGGGTTACCTCCAAACTTTTTGGAAGCAGAAAAGGCGAGCAGCACTGGCAAGAAAACAAATGGTGCATTCGCGAAGGTGTTGAGCATACTCGCTAAATCGGCGAGTCCAGGATAAATATCGATAATAGAGGCATTATCGATGAATAATCCCTTGGCAGTAAAGACATTGTATATCCCCATCAACAGACCACCAGCGACGATGGCTGGAATGATCGGCATGAAAATATCCGCCAGTCCTTTCACGGCACGCTGAGCGATATTTTGTTTTTTCGCCCCTGCTGACGCGACATCTTTGGTTGACATATCAGACATACCGGTCAGTTTGGCCATCTCGGCATACACTTTATTTACCGTACCGGAACCAAAAATGATCTGGTATTGGCCAGCCACTTTAAATTGACCTTTGACGCCTTCGATATTTTCAATCGCAGCTTCATCAATAATGGTATCGTCGTTCAACGCTAGGCGTAAACGGGTAGCACAGTGTGCTAAGGCTTGAAGGTTTTCTTGTCCTCCAAGTTGTTCTAGAAGTTGTTTTGCTATGGCAGGATAGTTCATAACACACCCCAGTTCATGTTATTCATTGGTACGGATATCATTGTTGTTATTTTTTGGGAACGTTTGCAAGATGGTATTCTTGTTGAAGTTGTCATCGGGGTCAAAATGATCATCCGATTTATGTGAAAGAGATCGATATATAGTGTCACTATGATGAGCAAAACAAGGGTAAAATCACGTTCTATTTTTTGAATCATGTATGATTCAATGTATTCATAGCGTTTGAGGCAAGGATAAGGAATTTTAATGACGAGTTTACATGATGTAGCCCGTATTGCTGGGGTCTCTAAATCTACGGTGTCTCGTGTGATGAATAATGAGTATGGTGTTAAGCCATCCACCAAAGCCAAAGTCTTAGAGGCCGTCAAAGCGTGTGACTATGTGGTCAATCAGGTCGCGAAAGACTTGAAGTCACAGAAAACCAACCTAATTGGAGTGGTTGTCCCTCGGGTCTCATCCCACGCGACTGCCCAAGGTGTGGACGGATTAACCCGCATTATTGAACAGGCAGGCAAGCACGTCCTTTTAGCCAACACCCATCAACTGCATGCCAAAGAGCTTGAGTATATCCAGATTTTTAATCAGAAACGGGTTGAGGGCATTATTTTTTATGCCACTCACTTAGATCAGCAGTTAGTGAAAGCCATTCAAGCGTCTGCGGTTCCTGTGGTGCTGGTTGGGCAGGATGGGTCGATGTATAATATTCCCAGTGTGGTCCATGATGATGTCCGTGTTGGTTTTGAAGCGGGCAATCGTTTCATTAAAGCTGGGTGTCGGCATATTGGTTTTATCGGCGTACAAAGTGATGATACGGCGGTAGATGCACTGCGCTCTGACGGCTTAAGCCAAGCCCTTTCTATGCACAACCAAGCGTTGGAGTTTCATGAACGTGGCGACTTCTCTCTGGAGTCGGGCTATCGCGTCGCTAAAAAGGTCGCTCAGGCCTATCCTCATTTGGATGGTTTGTTCTGTGCCACTGACCGTTTGGCAGTGGGGGCAATTAAAGGCTTGCAAGAAATGGGCATCGCGGTGGGGGAAGCCGTGAAAGTACTGGGTGTGGGAAACGACGAATTAGGCTATGTGAGCACCCCAAGTTTGTCGACGTTTCACTATCCTTTTGAAAAAGCAGGGGAAAACTCAGCAAAAATGTTACTGTCTTTAATTGAAGGGCAGGGACAAGAAATGAGCAAGGTGGTATTAACTTTTGAATCAGTAACTCGTCAAACGTGTGACTAGGGTTATGGCGTGTAGGGATAATTATGCGCACTGACTCACAGACGGTTCATCAATTCTTAAAGATTAACTATAAAAACTTGCTATCAAACTCAGTGTTTTATATTTTGAGAACGTTCCCAAAATATTAGGTAAGACTATGTCTCTTGATTTACTGATTGAATTAGCTGGTGGTATGGATAATATCTGCCGGATTTTAACCCCTTCAAATCTTGTTACTGTCGCAGTACTTGATAAGCATCGTATCCATACATTACCTCAAGATGTCACCATGACATCGGTATTAGGGGAATGGCAACTGAGTATGGCGCGAGGGTCAATCTGTGATGAAGAGCTTCGTCAGGTCGGGCAAATTATTGCTGAGCAGCAAGTGCGCCGAGCTCAAGCTTACCTGACCCCAACCGCGTCAGCATATCGTCCACTGTGGCACATTTCGCCTCCACAAGGTCTGCTTAATGATCCCAATGGTTTTGTCTATCATCAAGGCGAGTATCATTTGTTTTATCAGTGGTATCCGTATGCGTGTGAGCATAAAGACAAGTACTGGGTTCACTTGACCAGTTCCGATTTAGTCAATTGGGACTACCGTTCTGTGGCTTTAACTCCCTCAGACTGGTTCGATAGTCATGGGGCGTTTTCCGGGCATGCGGTTTCTCAAGAGGACGGCTTATACGTATTTTATACAGGAAATATCCGCCTTGGGGAGAATCGAGATAGACAAACAACCCAGTGTTTAGCCGTGTCTCGCGATGGCCGTCAGTTTACTAAGTGTGGTCCGGTCATTCGTCAATTACCGCCGGGCGTCACTGAACATATTCGCGATCCGAAAGTTTTTTATGCCAACAATGAATGGGTAATGTTGCTTGGGGCGCAAACCACAGAGCTCGAAGGTCGTTTAGCCGTCTATCGGTCCCACAATTTAACCGAATGGCAGTTTGATGGTTTATATGGTGATGAAATAGCGCAAGGCTATATGTGGGAGTGTCCTGATACGTTTGAACTGAGCGGACAACGGTTTTTTGTATTCGGTCCTCAGGGAATCAAGGATGCGAACCCTCATCATACGATTGGTCACCAGAATCGCATTTATCGTATGTCTTTGGATGAACATAATCACCCTCAGCTCCATGAAGGCTGGCAATTAGATGCGGGTTTCGACTTCTATGCGCCGCAAACCGCCCAGACAATCGACGGTCGTCGGGTCATGATTGGATGGATGGGGCTGCCCGACGAAGTGGATCAACCTAGCTGTGATGACCAATGGTTACATCAATTGACGATGTTGAGAGAAATTCATTGGGAGCAAGGACGATTGAAGCAGCGTCCCGCACAAGAACTGCTCCAATTACGCCAAGCACCTCGTTCACTGTTATTAAATGCGACCGTTCAGGATGCGATGTGTAAGTCGTATGAGCTGACATTAGACCTGCAATGGGGCCAAGAGCTGCGTTTAATGGTCAAGGGTGACCAGTATGTCAGTCTCGTTGCCGACCGAGCTAAAGGGGTGTTACGCCTAGATAGGCAACACACGGACCTGCGTGAAGGGGATGTGATTCGTGAGTTGCCATTAACGAGCAGATGCATTGCATTAACCCTCTTTGCAGACCAATCCTCACTCGAGATTTTTATTAACGATGGGGATAAGGTGATGACCGCGCGTGTGTTTACCTCGCCTGATGCGAGCGGCATTGTGTTGTTGGGCGGTGAGGTGCAAGCGACCTTGTATCCTTTACAGGCCGCGAAGGCCCCATTTAGAGCTTAGCTCTTTACCGCAAGTCTTCAGTCAAAAAACGCAGCCATTGAGCTGCGTTTTTTATCGCCATAGATATGACAAGGGTCGAAAAGGTCAGTGGAAGAGTGCAATCAGCAAGGATTGTGTGGGGGGAAGTAAGACCGCTTCTCCATGGCCACCACGCGAGAGGAAATGCGTGCAATAAAAAAGCCTGGATATATCCAGGCTTTGACATTGATACATAGTCACTGGTGTGATGAAAACTAGAACCAAGTTTCCATTTGCAGAGCAAACAAGGTCTCGCCACCATTGCCCATTGTCGGGGTATCGCTTTTCATGCTAACAGCGTAATTGTCTAAATCGCTGCTCCAATCAACATAACTGACGGCAAAACGCAATTCTGGACGGTCAAAGAAGCCTGCAGCGGTCGCCAACTTCAACGTTGGTGCGATGGTCGCTTTGTAATAACCTCCTTGTGCTGACTTGTTCGAATTGTCTAAGTCCATGTATTGGTATGAACCTTCATAGACCATCTCAAAGTTTTCATTGAACGCTTGTGAAACTCGAACGTTCATTGTTGCCCACGTGTATTTGTCGTGATCGAGGATGCGGTCTTCGCTGTACTCGGCCATAAATGCCGGTGCCACACTCCAGGTGTCATTGATGGCGGTGGTACCAAATGAGAAAATACGTACCGCTTTGGCATCATCGTTTAGGTTTCCATCAGAACCGACGGCTTTGAGTTGGGCACCCAAACCGGAACCAATTAACATCCCCGTTTTCGACATACCAGGATTGATTCCGTAGAAACTGTCCGCATGGTAAGCAAATAGGGCATGGAAACCATGGTTCGCGCGTTTTGATGCCGGCGCATCAGCGGTGACGCGGTCATTATCTTTTGAGTCCATGGCACTTAGCATCACTTGCCATGGGCCAATTCGGTTGTTCATCGTTGCAATGTAGTTTTCAATGTCGGTGCCCGCACTTTCAACCGAACCAAAATCACGGCCATAAATGGAAAAGTTCGCTTTCCAATCGTCGCCTAACTGAACATCGTAAACACCCGCACCCGTACCGGCTAGGAAGATAACGTCTGAATCCATAAAGTGAATATCAAAGTTGTCACGGTCAAAACGTTTCCCTGCCCAAACCGTTGCATTGGAAAATGCGCCGGTGAATGTTGGCAATCCAGTGAGCTCTGAATAGACTTGGCGTACATTCAAGTCACTCTCGTCGGCTGTCCAATCGTTACTGGTTTCTACGCCATCTGCTAACATAAGATGAAAGCGCGCATTGGAGCCATTATCTAATTGACGATTATGGATGAAGTTTGCTTCGAGGTAATTGTCGTCTTCTAATCCTAAACGACCGACCGGAGCGCCGAGAGCGCCAGCTGCCGTCATATAAGGACCCGTTCCCGTCGCCCCTTGATGGTCTTCATTCACTAATAAACCAGAACGCGCATACCCTTTAAATTCAAAGACAGGATTGGTTGGTTCTTGTGTTGCACGTTGCTGAGCGGTTTGAATCCCTTGCTGCTCTTTGGTTTGCATACGTTGGGCATCTTCATTTTGCTCT of Vibrio zhugei contains these proteins:
- a CDS encoding response regulator transcription factor, giving the protein MFKALLVEDDLDLATALIDYMSLDGIECDYASDGQVGYNLITQNHYDVIVLDLNLPKIKGLAVCQRIREQGIATPVLMLTACDTLDDKLQGFSHGADDYLVKPFATEELIVRLKALSLRRSGQISKLVVADLVLDLTNREVTRHGQLIKLSPIALQILEVLMREYPQAVSREKIAQAVWGDEQPDSNSLKVHIFNIRKQIDKPDWTPLIHTVPGYGFCIK
- a CDS encoding 6-phospho-beta-glucosidase; the protein is MSQGFPNDFLWGGAVAAHQVEGGWDQAGKGPSIVDVLTKGAHGVPRVITQGVDEHAFYPNHEAVDFYHHFRDDIAMFAEMGFKCFRTSIAWTRIFPKGDEKTPNEAGLQFYDDLFDELLKHDIEPVITLSHFEMPHHLVSEYGGWLHRDVLDYFVHFAQTVLERYKHKVKYWITFNEINNQANWQAPLFGYCNSGVIYNDHPHPEQALFQVAHHQFVAHAKVVQLGHAINPNMQIGSMIHMMPLYPASCRPEDVLKAQHMMHSKYLFSDVQMRGYYPSYLIKEWQRKGIEVEMEPGDDDILRQGCSDYLAISYYMSNIVSEQPLDSASENLFGDSYLNPHLPASDWGWQVDPQGLRIALSELYERYQKPLFIVENGLGAYDTVEEDGQINDDYRIDYLAAHIKEMRKAIEFDGVPVMGYTPWGCIDCVSFTTGEYRKRYGFIYVDKHDDGSGTMARARKKSFYWYQNVIRSNGDKV
- a CDS encoding cold-shock protein, which gives rise to MKGQVVSYWVGKRYGFIMGDNGIRYFLNSRHLVDVMDEKRLVKGIPVEFDPIRTPKGDYATKVSISEVFFKRQLTDFFMSKRDQPKLGRIEAKAFIETRFFEEEYDAKEHLLMLADDCNANAVLQMKHHITSFSKHKYKYEMHSYSGQLSVVTKQVPCGSPEQANLANEQLEEKKSQFLGEFDDVFSTEQSERERQLKPPHSIRWWMLFGTLVVGLGGTGVWIFVT
- a CDS encoding sensor histidine kinase → MMKFRRSYKFYFFCAIMTIATVTVISFVTLAANYFVSGMDVSLRYSMLSVVKHIDTRDGQPKELLGYQIATRWQDVQAPIQQQFSPLTKHLQFEKAMLQHGWLTPPVKAYFVMRYDRPSGQTVYISRVFSNLTMQQTAKEFHQEGNRYGLSLLVYALVALSVFGLGLFFLFRCTARPQEQLFQWAETLTTEQLSRPIPDFHFHELNRVAAIIKDSVSSAQDMLEREQQFLASASHELRTPIAVVRSNAELMDKLIEKTDNAALYDKQAEVMQRILRAGVTMTDLCSTLLWLNRREQRELPLTPVNLALMIDSISRDLNYLLRDKSVEVEIQVQEATFPLPSTLCRIVISNLIRNAYQHTLAGKVAIFQSGTTVTIMNHNFATGEQTEELGFGLGLELTNRIIQQYDWYYEVHDNESGREVTIDFSQRDKKAHQ
- a CDS encoding glycoside hydrolase family 32 protein; translation: MSLDLLIELAGGMDNICRILTPSNLVTVAVLDKHRIHTLPQDVTMTSVLGEWQLSMARGSICDEELRQVGQIIAEQQVRRAQAYLTPTASAYRPLWHISPPQGLLNDPNGFVYHQGEYHLFYQWYPYACEHKDKYWVHLTSSDLVNWDYRSVALTPSDWFDSHGAFSGHAVSQEDGLYVFYTGNIRLGENRDRQTTQCLAVSRDGRQFTKCGPVIRQLPPGVTEHIRDPKVFYANNEWVMLLGAQTTELEGRLAVYRSHNLTEWQFDGLYGDEIAQGYMWECPDTFELSGQRFFVFGPQGIKDANPHHTIGHQNRIYRMSLDEHNHPQLHEGWQLDAGFDFYAPQTAQTIDGRRVMIGWMGLPDEVDQPSCDDQWLHQLTMLREIHWEQGRLKQRPAQELLQLRQAPRSLLLNATVQDAMCKSYELTLDLQWGQELRLMVKGDQYVSLVADRAKGVLRLDRQHTDLREGDVIRELPLTSRCIALTLFADQSSLEIFINDGDKVMTARVFTSPDASGIVLLGGEVQATLYPLQAAKAPFRA
- a CDS encoding carbohydrate porin, producing the protein MKIKALTLAIATLLPMSSAWAAPTMAELEQRIDELQARLEQNEDAQRMQTKEQQGIQTAQQRATQEPTNPVFEFKGYARSGLLVNEDHQGATGTGPYMTAAGALGAPVGRLGLEDDNYLEANFIHNRQLDNGSNARFHLMLADGVETSNDWTADESDLNVRQVYSELTGLPTFTGAFSNATVWAGKRFDRDNFDIHFMDSDVIFLAGTGAGVYDVQLGDDWKANFSIYGRDFGSVESAGTDIENYIATMNNRIGPWQVMLSAMDSKDNDRVTADAPASKRANHGFHALFAYHADSFYGINPGMSKTGMLIGSGLGAQLKAVGSDGNLNDDAKAVRIFSFGTTAINDTWSVAPAFMAEYSEDRILDHDKYTWATMNVRVSQAFNENFEMVYEGSYQYMDLDNSNKSAQGGYYKATIAPTLKLATAAGFFDRPELRFAVSYVDWSSDLDNYAVSMKSDTPTMGNGGETLFALQMETWF
- a CDS encoding sucrose-specific PTS transporter subunit IIBC, translating into MNYPAIAKQLLEQLGGQENLQALAHCATRLRLALNDDTIIDEAAIENIEGVKGQFKVAGQYQIIFGSGTVNKVYAEMAKLTGMSDMSTKDVASAGAKKQNIAQRAVKGLADIFMPIIPAIVAGGLLMGIYNVFTAKGLFIDNASIIDIYPGLADLASMLNTFANAPFVFLPVLLAFSASKKFGGNPFLGAALGMLMVHPDLLSGWGFGSAAVHGNIPTWNIMGFEIQKVGYQGSVLPVLVSCFILAKVENLLRSFVPSMLDNLVTPLFSILFTGFITFTLVGPITRDAGFLLGDGLTWMYDHAGFVGGGIMGFLYAPFVITGMHNSFIAIETQLLADVAKTGGTFIFPIAAMSNVAQGAAALAVAFTTKDKKMKGIALPSGITALLGITEPAMFGVNLKLRYPFFAAIIGAGIASAFITLYKVKALALGTAGIPGIISIVPDKISYYVIGMIISIIISFVITILLGMRQSIVLSKKAAA
- a CDS encoding LacI family DNA-binding transcriptional regulator, giving the protein MTSLHDVARIAGVSKSTVSRVMNNEYGVKPSTKAKVLEAVKACDYVVNQVAKDLKSQKTNLIGVVVPRVSSHATAQGVDGLTRIIEQAGKHVLLANTHQLHAKELEYIQIFNQKRVEGIIFYATHLDQQLVKAIQASAVPVVLVGQDGSMYNIPSVVHDDVRVGFEAGNRFIKAGCRHIGFIGVQSDDTAVDALRSDGLSQALSMHNQALEFHERGDFSLESGYRVAKKVAQAYPHLDGLFCATDRLAVGAIKGLQEMGIAVGEAVKVLGVGNDELGYVSTPSLSTFHYPFEKAGENSAKMLLSLIEGQGQEMSKVVLTFESVTRQTCD